In Prosthecochloris sp. GSB1, the following proteins share a genomic window:
- a CDS encoding calcium/sodium antiporter has translation MTLTDYTSFIGLPGNIGVLLLSAFLLYVGGEWLVKGSSRLALRFGVKPFVIGLTVVAYGTSMPEFVVSFFANVVEDSASISLGNIIGSNITNIGLILGLSALIFPIHIAFQNIRRQLFFLFGISLLLYMLSLDGTISGGEGGLLVLLLTGYLLALYKMPEMAGETIEEVEKETGHRSLTNNVLLVIGGSALLSAGAWSFVKSSVWVAESFGIPKLYIGLSIVALGTSLPELATSLVAAMKKESEISVGNIIGSNIFNILFVLGGVGLIKPLTVLEPAIGGTLPRFPHAQYLTMIAFGLALFPLSARRNMIGRVSGLALLFGYFLFYWWLFGQG, from the coding sequence ATGACTCTTACCGATTATACATCTTTCATCGGGCTCCCCGGCAATATCGGCGTACTCCTGTTGAGCGCCTTTCTGCTCTATGTCGGCGGAGAATGGCTGGTGAAAGGCAGCAGCCGGCTCGCCCTGCGCTTCGGCGTAAAACCTTTCGTCATCGGTCTCACGGTCGTTGCTTACGGCACATCCATGCCTGAATTCGTCGTCAGCTTTTTCGCCAACGTCGTGGAAGATTCCGCATCGATCTCCCTCGGCAACATCATCGGCAGCAACATCACCAACATTGGCCTCATCCTCGGCCTCAGCGCGCTGATCTTTCCCATCCATATTGCATTCCAGAACATCAGGCGGCAGCTTTTCTTCCTTTTCGGCATCAGCCTGCTGCTCTACATGCTTTCCCTGGACGGCACCATTTCTGGAGGCGAAGGAGGCTTGCTGGTCCTCTTGCTGACGGGCTACCTGTTGGCTCTCTACAAGATGCCTGAAATGGCCGGCGAAACCATCGAGGAGGTCGAAAAAGAAACGGGACACCGCTCGCTGACAAACAACGTGCTTCTGGTCATCGGCGGCAGCGCCCTGCTCTCGGCGGGAGCGTGGTCGTTCGTGAAAAGCTCGGTATGGGTGGCCGAAAGTTTCGGGATCCCGAAACTCTATATCGGTCTTTCCATCGTCGCGCTCGGCACTTCGCTGCCCGAGCTGGCCACTTCGCTGGTGGCGGCCATGAAAAAGGAAAGCGAAATATCCGTCGGCAACATCATCGGCAGCAACATCTTCAACATTCTGTTCGTACTCGGCGGCGTCGGCCTCATAAAGCCGCTGACGGTCCTCGAACCGGCCATCGGGGGAACGCTTCCGCGTTTTCCCCACGCTCAGTACCTCACGATGATCGCCTTCGGCCTGGCGCTTTTTCCGCTGAGCGCCCGCCGCAACATGATAGGACGCGTTTCGGGACTGGCGCTGCTCTTCGGCTATTTCCTGTTCTACTGGTGGCTTTTCGGACAGGGATAG
- a CDS encoding metal ABC transporter ATP-binding protein: MNREIVRLDRLTVEAGGNRILDDLTMSVREGDFLGIIGPNGAGKTTLLRVILGLQKSVSGSVRVFGVEPATARKRVGYVPQRLFFDRDFPMTVLETVLMGRLPIRGLLARYNASDRKAAIDALETTGLSALRHRRVGSLSGGELQRMLIARALAGTPELLLLDEPTASVDPGMKTSIYDLLDTLRGTMTIMLVTHDTGAISSRVTRVACLNCRMNMHEEGEIGAGELSRTYTYPVDKIRHEPSKAIQRKRSER; this comes from the coding sequence ATGAACCGCGAGATTGTGCGGCTCGACCGCCTGACGGTCGAAGCGGGAGGCAACAGGATTCTCGATGATCTGACCATGTCGGTTAGAGAGGGCGATTTTCTCGGGATCATCGGACCGAACGGGGCAGGAAAAACAACACTGCTGAGAGTGATTCTCGGCTTGCAGAAGTCCGTTTCCGGCAGCGTCAGGGTTTTCGGCGTCGAGCCCGCGACAGCGCGAAAACGCGTCGGTTATGTTCCGCAGCGCCTGTTTTTCGATCGGGACTTTCCCATGACGGTGCTTGAAACGGTGCTCATGGGCCGTCTTCCGATCAGAGGACTGCTGGCGCGCTATAACGCAAGCGACCGTAAGGCGGCCATCGATGCGCTTGAAACCACCGGACTCTCGGCGCTGCGGCACCGGCGGGTCGGGTCGTTGTCGGGTGGCGAGCTCCAGCGAATGCTCATCGCGCGAGCCCTGGCAGGAACCCCCGAACTGTTGCTGCTCGACGAACCCACCGCGAGTGTTGATCCCGGCATGAAAACCTCCATCTACGATCTCCTCGATACGCTGCGCGGCACGATGACCATCATGCTGGTCACCCATGATACCGGCGCCATCAGCAGTCGTGTCACACGGGTCGCCTGCCTCAACTGCCGGATGAACATGCACGAGGAAGGAGAGATCGGCGCGGGTGAACTTTCGCGCACCTACACTTATCCCGTCGACAAAATCAGGCACGAGCCGTCGAAGGCTATTCAACGCAAGCGCTCGGAGCGGTGA
- a CDS encoding trehalose 6-phosphate synthase → MTNFDQPAAAFVERQPLYMLPTRDYRIPEIDIGLRPIRSFKELFQLKALTRTIRSPIVRNIFSARVINQRALESLKNARRSLEDVYFRDYETNMIRLDNMHSIQVDLSYEIRELKKDTYYLEHGEDYFFDYIGRLYNRFDQHVIKGLEFLDGLRFNCFITDRDGTTNNYCGHYRSSIQPVYNAVFLSRFASLCTENPIFITSAPLKNFGIIDVSVNPEGVFIYAGSKGREFLDLDLREHRAFIDPRKRSKLEELGRRVGMLEKNPDFEKFFYVGSGLQLKFGQLTIARQDVAKSIAGEESLALLESVRGIVSELDPDGTAFRVNDTGKDIEVVVTVDGEDGLKDFDKGDGLKFIDSKLGLELKRGPHLVCGDTVSDIPMLKAVMDYTDDVYAIFVTREPELVRKVLGICPDTLIVPSPDILLTILGISSLSARRSNGKRGRGVFP, encoded by the coding sequence ATGACCAATTTCGACCAGCCTGCCGCGGCGTTCGTCGAGCGACAGCCGTTGTACATGCTTCCCACCAGGGATTACCGCATTCCTGAAATCGATATCGGCCTTCGGCCGATACGCTCATTCAAGGAACTGTTCCAGCTCAAGGCCCTGACGAGAACCATCCGTTCGCCGATCGTCAGGAATATTTTCTCGGCGCGGGTGATCAACCAGCGTGCGCTCGAATCCCTGAAGAACGCCCGTCGTTCGCTCGAGGATGTCTATTTCAGGGATTACGAGACGAACATGATCCGTCTCGACAACATGCACTCGATACAGGTGGATCTCTCCTACGAGATTCGCGAGTTGAAGAAGGACACCTACTACCTCGAACACGGGGAGGATTATTTCTTCGACTATATCGGGAGGCTCTACAACAGGTTCGACCAGCACGTCATCAAGGGGCTCGAATTTCTCGATGGGCTTCGCTTCAACTGTTTCATCACCGACCGCGACGGCACGACGAACAATTACTGCGGTCATTACCGTTCCTCGATCCAGCCGGTCTACAACGCCGTGTTTCTTTCCCGCTTCGCCTCGCTTTGCACAGAGAATCCGATCTTCATCACCTCGGCGCCCCTGAAAAATTTCGGCATCATCGACGTATCGGTCAATCCCGAAGGCGTTTTTATTTACGCGGGCTCGAAGGGACGGGAGTTTCTCGATCTCGATCTGAGGGAGCATCGCGCGTTTATCGACCCGCGCAAGCGTTCGAAACTGGAGGAGCTTGGCCGCAGGGTGGGGATGCTGGAAAAAAATCCCGATTTCGAGAAGTTTTTTTACGTAGGCTCAGGCTTGCAGCTCAAGTTCGGCCAACTGACGATAGCGCGTCAGGATGTCGCGAAATCCATCGCCGGGGAAGAATCGCTGGCTCTGCTCGAGAGCGTCAGGGGCATCGTTAGCGAACTCGATCCCGACGGAACGGCATTCAGGGTGAACGATACGGGCAAGGACATAGAGGTCGTCGTGACGGTCGATGGCGAAGACGGCCTGAAGGATTTCGACAAGGGCGACGGCCTCAAGTTCATCGACAGCAAACTGGGGCTGGAACTCAAGAGAGGGCCCCATCTCGTCTGCGGCGATACGGTGTCCGACATACCCATGCTGAAAGCGGTGATGGACTATACCGACGACGTTTACGCCATTTTCGTAACCAGGGAGCCCGAACTCGTCAGGAAAGTGCTCGGCATCTGTCCTGACACGCTTATCGTGCCGAGTCCCGACATCCTTCTTACCATTCTCGGCATATCGTCTCTTTCCGCGCGGCGCTCCAACGGAAAGAGGGGGCGCGGGGTATTTCCATGA
- a CDS encoding DUF190 domain-containing protein, whose product MAMQFENRLRLRIHAGERTKHRHRALYEVIVERAGQEGLAGATVLKGILSYGISGKVHAARVLELSPDLPVVIEIIDDRWRVEAFLPVLESLVRESGAHVHLTMEDVRAAVVEPDA is encoded by the coding sequence ATGGCCATGCAGTTCGAAAACAGGCTGCGTCTTCGCATCCATGCGGGTGAGCGGACGAAACACCGTCATCGAGCGCTCTATGAGGTGATTGTCGAACGTGCCGGGCAGGAGGGATTGGCGGGCGCGACCGTGCTGAAAGGGATCCTTTCCTACGGTATCAGCGGCAAGGTGCATGCGGCAAGGGTTCTCGAGCTTTCGCCGGATCTTCCCGTCGTGATCGAAATCATCGACGACAGATGGCGCGTCGAGGCGTTTCTGCCGGTTCTGGAATCACTGGTAAGGGAATCGGGAGCTCATGTCCATCTGACGATGGAAGATGTTCGCGCGGCGGTCGTCGAGCCGGACGCGTGA
- a CDS encoding META domain-containing protein has product MRFFLPVFTLLLFVFVAGCSGLAPAPDLGPGAQNVTYSGTIPCADCRSQQMTVTLFADRTFRLKRTYAGLRTGGSKTVYDLGRWSRKGGRLALDNGERWPVQFRYVSGDEIRLLDQRGNEIVSKLDYSLRRSPVVDMLSVPMSMRGRFLARSGVYSFTECKTGKTYPLVFERPNPAVERQYLTLRPAPGKPLMATLKGRIAVRRGRKGGGASEHVIVQSFGRFLPGVSCAEPLQPAARLSGTHWRPIAIAGFAGSPQGERKGPHIVLSARDGGVKGFTGCNSLMGLYASDRSTISFSMLSTTRMACSGVSGDVERAFLGALKKAAAWKISGRTLELFDAAHRPVMRLEAK; this is encoded by the coding sequence ATGAGGTTTTTTCTTCCTGTTTTCACGCTTCTTCTTTTCGTTTTCGTTGCCGGATGTTCAGGCCTGGCGCCTGCTCCCGACTTGGGGCCCGGCGCGCAGAACGTCACCTATTCAGGGACGATTCCCTGCGCGGACTGTCGTTCGCAGCAGATGACCGTCACGCTTTTCGCCGATCGCACCTTCAGGCTGAAGCGGACCTATGCCGGCTTGCGGACAGGCGGAAGCAAAACCGTCTATGATCTCGGCCGGTGGAGCAGGAAGGGAGGGCGTCTTGCGCTGGACAACGGCGAGCGCTGGCCGGTACAGTTTCGCTACGTTTCCGGTGACGAAATACGGTTGCTTGATCAGAGGGGCAACGAGATCGTCTCGAAACTCGATTACAGCCTGAGGCGTTCGCCTGTCGTGGACATGCTCTCTGTGCCAATGAGTATGAGGGGTCGTTTCCTCGCCCGTTCCGGCGTCTACAGCTTTACCGAATGCAAGACGGGCAAAACCTACCCGCTGGTTTTCGAACGGCCGAATCCCGCCGTCGAGCGGCAATATCTCACTCTGCGCCCGGCTCCGGGAAAGCCCTTGATGGCTACCCTCAAAGGGCGGATCGCTGTTCGCCGGGGCCGAAAAGGGGGCGGCGCATCGGAGCACGTCATCGTCCAGTCGTTCGGACGTTTCTTGCCGGGGGTTTCCTGTGCCGAGCCTTTGCAGCCGGCGGCCAGGCTTTCAGGCACACACTGGCGTCCGATTGCCATCGCCGGTTTTGCCGGATCGCCGCAGGGTGAAAGAAAAGGGCCGCATATCGTGCTTTCGGCGCGGGACGGGGGCGTCAAGGGATTCACCGGATGCAACAGTCTGATGGGATTGTATGCCTCGGACAGGTCGACGATCTCGTTCAGCATGCTTTCGACGACGCGCATGGCCTGTTCCGGTGTTTCGGGCGATGTTGAGCGCGCGTTTCTGGGGGCGCTGAAAAAAGCCGCGGCCTGGAAGATCAGCGGCAGGACGCTCGAGCTGTTTGACGCCGCTCATCGTCCGGTGATGCGTCTGGAAGCCAAATAA
- a CDS encoding Fur family transcriptional regulator encodes MEELLGILRGSGFRVTPRRRAIVELFMREGSVLSPSDVFDALRSSMVKCGLPGIYRNLETLVSCGILFRVVSFSGERRYALCRPEPESRRHHHHIVCVSCGKVGRVQECRYRDGMRIDGFRLVSHIVQLNGLCASCAEKEDGS; translated from the coding sequence ATGGAAGAGCTGCTCGGGATACTCAGGGGTTCGGGGTTCAGGGTGACGCCCCGCCGCAGGGCTATCGTTGAACTGTTCATGCGAGAGGGTTCGGTGCTGTCGCCGAGCGACGTTTTCGACGCGCTCAGGAGCAGCATGGTGAAATGCGGCCTGCCAGGCATTTACCGCAATCTCGAAACGCTGGTTTCCTGCGGTATCCTTTTCAGGGTCGTTTCCTTCAGCGGAGAGCGCCGCTACGCGCTCTGCCGTCCCGAGCCGGAAAGCCGTCGTCACCACCATCATATAGTCTGTGTGTCGTGTGGAAAGGTCGGGCGCGTGCAGGAATGCCGCTATCGCGACGGCATGCGGATCGATGGTTTCAGGCTGGTCAGTCATATCGTTCAGTTAAACGGATTGTGTGCATCATGCGCGGAAAAGGAGGATGGTTCATGA
- the leuA gene encoding 2-isopropylmalate synthase, with product MGVMDSSRYAAYPAVEIAERTWPDKRIDAAPVWCSIDLRDGNQALPVPMSVEEKIEMFRLLVDIGFREIEVGFPSASAVEYRFVRKLIEEDMIPDGVTIQVLTQAREHLIRRTFESLEGVRNAVVHLYNSTSTVQRDVVFGKSRGEIRDIAVQGTKLVRELRDASGNRGIRFQYSPESFTGTELDYALDVCHAVMDAWGASATEKIIINLPSTVEMSTPNIFADRIEWFCRTIRQRDAVIISVHTHNDRGTAVASAELAVMAGADRVEGALFGNGERSGNLDIVTMALNLHTQGVDPGLDLSGLSRISEVYSNCTRMTVHSRHPYAGELVYTAFSGSHQDAINKGMKAYETSRNALWNVPYLPIDPKDVGCSYTAIVRINSQSGKGGIAYVLESAFGYQIPKWMQPDFGAVVQALVDENGRELLPREIHDSFHREYVRAQVGPFVLRRCHISWEDEEPPAGDQESTLITATLVREGRELPFSAKGNGPVDAFVKGLGTQTGLRFSVDEYAEHAIGHTADSEAVAYVRIETPEGRKSIGAGIDSNISLASIKAVLSAVNRL from the coding sequence ATGGGAGTGATGGACAGCAGCAGGTATGCAGCCTATCCCGCAGTGGAGATAGCGGAAAGGACCTGGCCGGACAAGAGGATCGATGCTGCGCCGGTCTGGTGCAGCATCGATTTGAGGGACGGTAACCAGGCGCTTCCGGTTCCGATGAGCGTGGAGGAGAAGATCGAGATGTTCAGGCTGCTTGTCGATATCGGTTTTCGGGAAATAGAGGTCGGTTTTCCTTCCGCTTCGGCCGTCGAGTACCGGTTTGTCAGAAAGCTCATCGAAGAGGACATGATACCGGACGGTGTGACCATACAGGTGCTGACCCAGGCTCGGGAGCATCTCATAAGGCGCACGTTCGAATCGCTGGAAGGCGTCCGCAACGCCGTCGTCCACCTCTATAATTCAACGTCGACCGTGCAGCGCGACGTGGTGTTCGGAAAGAGCCGGGGCGAGATCAGGGATATCGCCGTCCAGGGAACGAAACTCGTCAGGGAACTGCGGGATGCGTCGGGCAATCGGGGAATACGGTTTCAATACAGCCCGGAAAGCTTCACTGGCACTGAACTCGATTACGCCCTCGATGTCTGTCATGCCGTGATGGATGCATGGGGCGCGTCGGCGACGGAAAAAATCATTATCAACCTGCCGTCTACGGTCGAGATGTCGACACCGAACATTTTTGCCGACAGGATAGAGTGGTTTTGCCGCACTATTCGGCAACGCGACGCGGTCATTATCAGCGTTCATACTCATAACGACCGGGGAACGGCCGTAGCGTCGGCCGAACTCGCTGTCATGGCGGGCGCTGACCGAGTCGAAGGCGCGCTGTTCGGCAACGGAGAGCGTTCAGGCAACCTCGATATCGTCACGATGGCGCTCAACCTCCATACGCAGGGAGTTGATCCGGGACTCGATCTTTCCGGCCTTTCCCGCATCAGCGAGGTCTACAGCAACTGTACGCGCATGACCGTCCATTCACGCCATCCTTATGCGGGAGAACTCGTTTACACAGCGTTTTCAGGGTCGCATCAGGATGCCATCAACAAGGGAATGAAAGCCTACGAGACATCGCGGAACGCACTCTGGAACGTACCCTACCTGCCGATAGATCCGAAAGACGTCGGTTGCTCGTACACGGCGATCGTGAGGATCAACAGTCAGTCGGGCAAGGGAGGAATCGCCTACGTGCTGGAGTCTGCATTCGGTTATCAGATTCCCAAATGGATGCAACCCGATTTCGGAGCGGTCGTGCAGGCGCTCGTCGACGAAAACGGCAGGGAACTCCTTCCCCGCGAAATTCATGACAGCTTCCATCGGGAATATGTCCGGGCGCAGGTCGGTCCGTTCGTGCTCAGGCGGTGCCATATCAGTTGGGAAGACGAAGAGCCTCCCGCCGGTGACCAGGAATCGACGCTCATTACCGCTACGCTTGTGCGCGAGGGGCGGGAACTGCCTTTTTCGGCGAAGGGCAACGGTCCTGTAGACGCTTTTGTCAAGGGGCTGGGGACGCAGACCGGTTTGCGTTTCAGCGTCGATGAGTACGCCGAGCACGCCATCGGGCATACGGCGGATTCCGAGGCGGTCGCCTATGTGCGGATCGAAACCCCGGAAGGCCGCAAGTCCATTGGCGCGGGCATCGATTCCAACATCAGCCTCGCGTCGATCAAGGCTGTGCTCAGCGCTGTCAACAGACTGTAA
- a CDS encoding metal ABC transporter permease, producing MDIFSYEFMQNAVAAALLASIACGVIGTYVVVKRIGFISGGIAHAAFGGIGLGYYLGISPLLGLIPFSLVSAIGIGLLSKRAKVAEDTAIGAFWAAGMALGVIFIGLTPGYAPNLFSYLFGNILTVPRSDLYMMAGLDALIVAVVFSFYKEFLAVSFDEEYAEVSGLNTMLLYLLQLSLIALTVVILVRVVGIVMVIALLTIPPAIARNFSRNILSMMIFSALLSACFTLAGLWLSYLFDTASGAMIILVAALVFTAVHLVSALSGKGNG from the coding sequence ATGGACATTTTCAGCTACGAGTTCATGCAGAACGCGGTCGCCGCCGCGCTGCTCGCGAGTATCGCCTGCGGAGTCATCGGCACCTACGTGGTCGTCAAGAGGATCGGCTTCATCAGCGGCGGTATCGCGCACGCGGCATTCGGCGGCATCGGTCTCGGTTACTATCTCGGAATCAGCCCCCTGCTCGGGCTGATTCCGTTCAGCCTGGTTTCAGCAATCGGTATTGGCCTGCTCAGCAAGAGGGCCAAAGTGGCCGAGGATACGGCTATCGGCGCGTTCTGGGCGGCAGGCATGGCGCTCGGCGTGATTTTCATCGGCCTGACTCCCGGCTACGCCCCGAATCTTTTCAGTTACCTTTTCGGCAACATTCTCACCGTTCCCCGCTCCGATCTCTACATGATGGCGGGATTGGACGCGCTCATCGTCGCCGTGGTCTTTTCGTTCTACAAGGAGTTTCTCGCGGTTTCCTTCGACGAGGAATACGCCGAGGTTTCCGGCCTGAACACGATGCTTCTCTACCTGCTGCAGCTCTCCCTGATAGCCCTCACGGTGGTTATCCTGGTGCGGGTTGTGGGCATCGTGATGGTAATCGCCCTTCTCACCATTCCTCCCGCCATCGCGAGAAACTTCAGCAGGAACATCCTTTCCATGATGATTTTCTCGGCGCTGCTCTCGGCCTGTTTCACGCTTGCGGGCCTCTGGCTTTCCTATCTCTTCGACACCGCTTCGGGCGCGATGATCATTCTCGTGGCCGCTCTTGTCTTCACGGCAGTGCATCTCGTCAGCGCTCTTTCCGGAAAGGGAAACGGGTGA
- a CDS encoding metal ABC transporter solute-binding protein, Zn/Mn family: MRGKGGWFMSLSLKVVVMLVMLLCADVGSLRAASNVAGQGAVQGRNISVVTSILPLSFFARRVGGERVKVAVMVPPGGNPHSYEPTPAQMVALGKADLFVKAGSGIEFELDWMKKFTGLYPRLRVCNASEGVRMMALEERALNAHGHDSGRLDPHFWLSPANGIIAARNIERALSLADPSHAGIYEANRIRLENELRGLSREIAGKLSGMKERTFMVFHPAWGYYAREFGLRQLSAEEEGKELTPKRMRLLVERAKRHGIRVVFVSPRFNTMQAEAIAREIGGVTRSIDPLSDNYIANLRKATDAFVKNSL; encoded by the coding sequence ATGCGCGGAAAAGGAGGATGGTTCATGAGTCTGTCGTTGAAGGTCGTTGTAATGCTGGTCATGCTGCTGTGCGCCGACGTCGGCTCCTTGCGGGCGGCGAGCAACGTGGCGGGTCAGGGAGCCGTGCAGGGCAGAAACATATCCGTCGTCACCTCGATCCTGCCGCTTTCGTTTTTTGCGCGAAGAGTGGGCGGAGAGAGGGTCAAGGTGGCTGTCATGGTGCCGCCGGGCGGCAATCCCCACAGTTACGAGCCGACTCCGGCGCAGATGGTGGCGCTGGGAAAAGCGGATCTGTTCGTTAAAGCCGGATCGGGCATCGAGTTCGAGCTCGACTGGATGAAAAAATTCACCGGCCTCTATCCGCGCCTCCGGGTGTGTAACGCCTCCGAAGGGGTGCGGATGATGGCGCTGGAAGAGCGCGCTTTGAACGCCCACGGTCATGATTCCGGGAGGCTCGATCCGCATTTCTGGCTTTCACCCGCGAACGGCATCATCGCCGCCCGCAACATCGAACGGGCGCTTTCACTTGCCGATCCCTCTCACGCCGGGATTTACGAGGCAAACAGAATCAGGCTCGAAAACGAGCTGCGCGGGTTGTCGCGGGAGATCGCCGGTAAGCTTTCCGGCATGAAAGAGCGGACATTCATGGTGTTCCATCCCGCATGGGGATACTATGCCCGGGAGTTCGGTTTGCGGCAACTGTCCGCAGAGGAGGAGGGCAAGGAGCTGACTCCGAAAAGAATGAGGCTGCTTGTCGAACGGGCGAAGCGTCACGGCATCAGGGTCGTTTTCGTCTCTCCCCGTTTCAATACCATGCAGGCGGAAGCCATCGCAAGGGAAATCGGGGGCGTCACGAGGAGCATCGATCCGCTTTCCGACAACTACATCGCGAACCTTCGCAAGGCGACCGATGCGTTTGTGAAAAACTCTCTATGA
- the crcB gene encoding fluoride efflux transporter CrcB — MQERFAAVLLVGAGGFAGAVARYFVGVALPFLGGFPAGTFTVNVAGCFLIGLISELSITSALVSPEMRLLLATGFCGGFTTFSSYMFEAVSLLRDGEMLYASVYLFGSVACGILCLYLGMLLARLWT, encoded by the coding sequence ATGCAGGAACGATTCGCGGCGGTGCTGCTTGTGGGGGCGGGAGGATTTGCCGGGGCGGTGGCGCGATATTTCGTGGGTGTCGCCCTGCCGTTTCTCGGGGGTTTTCCTGCGGGCACCTTTACGGTCAACGTCGCCGGTTGTTTCCTGATCGGTTTGATCAGCGAGCTTTCCATAACCTCGGCACTGGTTTCTCCCGAGATGCGCCTGCTGCTCGCAACCGGGTTTTGCGGCGGGTTCACGACCTTTTCCTCCTACATGTTCGAAGCTGTTTCCCTGCTTCGCGACGGAGAAATGCTCTACGCATCGGTCTACCTTTTCGGCAGCGTCGCTTGCGGCATCCTATGCCTCTACCTCGGCATGCTGCTGGCGAGGCTGTGGACGTGA
- the hemL gene encoding glutamate-1-semialdehyde 2,1-aminomutase has protein sequence MPQLSKSAELFEKAKQFIPGGVNSPVRAFKSVGGTPIYMAKGQGAYMTDVDGNTYLDYVGSWGPFILGSMHPRITAALEHTLTKIGTSFGTPIEMEIEIAELLCQIVPSLEMVRMVNSGTEATMSAVRLARGYTGRDKIIKFEGCYHGHGDSFLIKAGSGALTLGAPDSPGVTKGTANDTLNAKYNDIESVRLLVNENKGNIAAIIIEPVAGNTGVIPAQPEFLQALRDLCTEEGIVLIFDEVMCGFRVALGGAQERYGITPDLTTMGKIIGGGLPVGAFGGKRQIMERIAPLGDVYQAGTLSGNPLALTAGLETLKILRDENPYPELEKKAAFLEEGFSDNMRKLGLNYVQNRVGSMACLFFTETTVTDYDTAVTSDLKKYGKYYHSMLDQGIYLAPSQFEAMFTSAVMTDEDLEKTVKANYVALQAAEA, from the coding sequence ATGCCTCAGTTATCCAAATCAGCGGAACTGTTCGAGAAAGCGAAGCAGTTCATTCCCGGCGGCGTCAACTCCCCGGTACGTGCTTTCAAATCAGTCGGCGGCACCCCGATCTACATGGCCAAGGGCCAGGGCGCATACATGACCGATGTCGACGGTAACACCTATCTCGACTACGTGGGTTCCTGGGGCCCGTTCATTCTTGGCAGCATGCACCCGAGAATCACGGCCGCCCTCGAACACACCCTGACGAAAATCGGCACCAGCTTTGGCACGCCGATCGAAATGGAAATCGAAATCGCCGAACTGCTCTGCCAGATCGTGCCGTCGCTCGAAATGGTGCGCATGGTCAACAGCGGGACCGAGGCGACCATGTCGGCCGTCCGTCTGGCGAGAGGCTATACCGGCCGCGACAAGATCATCAAGTTCGAAGGCTGCTACCACGGTCACGGCGACAGCTTCCTCATCAAGGCGGGTTCCGGCGCGCTGACCCTCGGAGCTCCCGACAGCCCCGGCGTAACCAAAGGCACCGCGAACGATACGCTCAACGCAAAATACAACGATATCGAGTCAGTCAGGCTGCTCGTCAACGAGAACAAGGGCAACATCGCCGCGATCATCATCGAACCTGTCGCCGGCAATACCGGTGTCATCCCCGCCCAGCCGGAATTCCTCCAGGCCCTTCGCGACCTCTGCACCGAGGAAGGCATCGTGCTGATCTTCGACGAGGTCATGTGCGGTTTCCGCGTGGCTCTCGGCGGCGCGCAGGAACGCTACGGCATCACCCCCGACCTCACCACGATGGGCAAGATCATCGGCGGCGGCCTCCCGGTCGGAGCATTCGGCGGCAAACGCCAGATCATGGAACGTATCGCGCCGCTCGGCGACGTCTACCAGGCGGGTACGCTTTCCGGCAACCCGCTCGCGCTGACCGCGGGCCTCGAAACCCTGAAAATCCTGCGCGACGAGAACCCCTATCCGGAACTCGAAAAGAAGGCGGCGTTCCTCGAGGAAGGCTTCAGCGACAATATGCGAAAGCTCGGCCTGAACTACGTGCAGAACCGCGTCGGCTCGATGGCCTGCCTCTTCTTCACCGAAACCACGGTAACCGACTACGACACCGCGGTCACCTCGGACCTCAAGAAATACGGCAAGTACTACCACTCGATGCTCGATCAGGGCATCTACCTCGCCCCGTCACAGTTCGAGGCGATGTTCACGAGCGCCGTCATGACCGACGAGGACCTCGAGAAAACCGTCAAGGCAAACTACGTAGCGCTGCAGGCAGCGGAGGCGTAA